The Microcystis aeruginosa NIES-843 sequence GAGAAGGAGCAAATGATTATCGTGGTAACGGGGGGTATAGCAGCGGGAAAAACCCACTGGATTCGCGAACAAATCGCCAAACAGACGCAGCCAAGTCTATATTTTAGTCCCCAGACGGAAACTTTTCCCATTGATCGCCTCACTTTAGAGAGTGACTTTCCCCAGTTGTCCTGTGTTTCTAGGGAAGAAGAAGACCTTTTGAGCAGTTTATCCATGGAAAACACGATCTATATGGAAGTACCATGGCATTTAGACACGCAATCCCTCGAAAGCTTTCTAAAACCCCTCAATTGTCATCGGGTAGCGATTACGTCTCCAGAAGCAGAAATCCCCGAAGGACAAGTGCCCGTCGATGAAATTGTCTTCAGTCCCGTCAAAACAACCATAAAAGGCGATCAATGGTTAAAAAAACGAGAAATACAGATTTATAGAGCCGTTTTAACGGGAGAAGTCCTCGATTTTTCCAGTTTAACTACCTTTTGGACAGAATTAACCCAAGGGGCCTATGGGGAAGTGCTGCGGGTTAAAAGTATCTTCGATATCATCGATGGTCAGTGTATTTATGGGGAATTTATGGATGAATGGCCAGAAAAAGACTTTCAAAGCTTAAATTTCCCCTTAAATCTCGATGGGAGACCGAATCGCTTTAGTGGGATTGAAATCGTCGGTCGCAATCTCGATAAACCGACAATTGCCGATACCCTGAGTGATTGTTGTCTGTCCGATGAGGCACTTTTGTATTATCAACAACAATTTCAAGAATCTTTAGAGCCAGAAATGGATTTAATCTGATGAAAATAGCCGTTTTATCCTGTATTCATGGCAATATGCCCGCTTTTAATGCTGTTTTGCGAGATTTAGGCCAACAGGGTTGTCAAGAAATCTACTGTTTAGGGGATTTGGTTGGGTATGGACCCCATCCTAACCAAGTGGTGGAAAAAATCCGTCAACTGGGTATTACCACGGTACAAGGGTGTTGGGATGAGGATATCGTTGAGGGATTAAATGCCTGTGAGTGCAGTTATCCGTCGCTTTTAGCAGAAAAACGGGGTAGATTAGCTCATGAGTGGACAAATCAAATAATTACCTCGGAAAACCGTAATTATTTGTCAAAACTGCCCGAAATTTTTAAGCTAGATCACCTCTGTTTTGTCCATGGTAGTCCCCAAAGTAACCATGAGTACCTTTTAGCCGAAATGGACGCTTTTACGGCTTTAGAACGGGTTTTATCGGTAGATACAGAGGTTTTATTCTGTGGACATACCCACATCCCCTACATTCGCACTCTCGACGCGGGAAGCTTGCAAATAAAAGTGTATCAACCCGATGGGGAACAGTCGCGGCAATTTACCACACCGGTTAAACGTATCATCAACGTGGGATCGGTGGGAGAACCGCGTCACGGTCGTCCAAATGCCACCTATGTGATTTACGATCGAGAAACGGCAGCGGTACAACTGCGAGAAGTGGCCTATAACTATCAGGAAACCTGTCAGGCTATTTTAGCATCGGGTTTACCTCCTATTTTCGCTTGGCGATTGGCTAAGGGTCTAGAATATGCGGAAAAAGCCGATGATCCGACTCATGTTTGCGAACGTTAATTTGTGATAAATCAAGAAATTATGTGGGCGATTTTAAGCGGTATTCAAGGCAATTTACCAGCCTATCAAGCGGTCTTGGAAGATATTCAGCAACGGTCAGTTACTGTAGAAAATTTATATATTTTAGGAGATTTTATCGGTGTTAATCCCGATAGTGAAATGCTGGTAGAACAAATACGTTATCCCACTAAAAATAACTTATATCCGCAGGTTTGTCGGGGATGGTGGGAAGAACAATGTCTAATTTTACACAGTTTAGGAGCAACAGGAGAACCGACGGAATTAATCGATAAACATGGAATTGACAGCACTAAACAACTCTGGGACGCAGTTTCTTTAGAAACAGTGCAATGGTTACGAAATCTCGATTTTGGTTTTGTCGAGTTGGATTGTTTATTAATTCATGGCAGTAGTGTCAGTGTTAGTGAAGAATTAACCCCCGATACTCCCCCATGGCAAATTTTAGATCGACTGCAACGGGTGGGAGTTAATAATCTATTTTGTGGTCGTGCGGGAAAAGTTTTTGATTATTCTTTACAGTCCGCTAATTTAACTAGCACTGTTACTACTTTAGATAAACGGCAACCAAGTCAAACTTTGACGATTCAAGATAAGCGTTTAATTGGGGTTGGTAGCGTTGGTAAAGAATTAAATAAAGCAGTTTACACTCTCTATAATCCTAGTAATAATTGCGTGGAGTTTAGAACCGTACCTTATTAATTTTTCAGAGATTAATTAGGGTCTGCTGAAAAAGTTTTTCCTGGGGGCAGGGTGTGGGGTGTGGGGTGTGGGGTGTGGGGTTTTACCAGTTTTGAGGTGGCCAATTACCTAATTTTCAGGGAAAAAGTGCCTAAATTTCCCCCCGATCACTCCCAGATCCAGTACTTTTTGATTGACAAAAGGTCTAAAAGTCTTACCCAACAAAGTTTTTAGATTTATTCAGCCAGCCCTAAGTAGGTAGGTGTTAAAAATTATCAGATACCCCCCTTATCAAGGGGGGCAGGGGGGATCGAACCCAAAATTTATCTTCAATTTAATTATAACCAGCTAAGTACCTAAGCAAAATTAATTACACATCTAAGCCACTACTCCGTCAGACTTCTGGTGTGAGGAAACAGTGAACTGAAAACTCAAATCCGATCCCTAATAGCTGTCTCCCGTCTCGGAGTCTCCCGTCTCGGAGTCTCCTGTCTCAGAGTCTCCTGTCTCGACTAGGAAATTAATTTTGCACGACTACTTACATAACTGAGGTAAGAGACTCTTGCTGACTTGCTTGCAGATGGGATTTAGCGCGAACAGCGCGGAACATCCCAAAACGACATAAACCCGTGCCAAAGGCCAAACGCATCAGCAGAATTGTCGGCACTTCTCGGACGGATTTAACCAACCCAGTTAGACCAAATTGCCACCAACCTTGGGGACGAATCACCCCCTGCCAAATGGTATCAATCCAAGAGGGTAGAGTGGCTTTTGTCCAGTCAGCAGTCACCACTTCCCCATCTACCAATCCCGTGGCCGCTAACTGTTCGGCAAAACCTTCGATACTGGCAAAAGCGGGGTGGGACCACTGATCCAAAAGTTGGCGCATTACAGGACTTTCCCAGAAATTGAGCGGTTTTTGACGTTCATCTCGCTGATTCCAGTCCGCTACCACCAGGACTCCCCCCGGCTTAAGAACTCGCAGTAATTCCCGAGCAAAAACGGCTTTGTCCGGCATATGGGGGCCGGCTTCAATTGACCAGACCACATCAAAACTCTCGTCGGGAAAAGAAAGGGCCATGGCATCATCGACCAAAAAGCGAGCATTTAAATCTGGGGGTGTTAGTTCTTTGGCCCGTGCCACTTGTTTGGGACTAATGGTGACACCGGTAACTGTAAATCCGTAGTCGCGCGCGAGAATGCGACTGCTGCCACCAATACCACAACCGACATCGAGGAGAGTTGCACCGGTGGGTAGTTTATCCAAACCTCCCCAAGAGACCATTTCCGCCACAAAGTCAGCTTTTGCCTGTAGAAAGTCTTTTTTTTCTGGTGGGGAACCGTAGTGACCTAAATGGATGTGTTCGCCCCAATAATATTCTAAAATCCCGTCTTCGGTCCATTGGTCGTAGGAATTGGCCACCGAGTCCGACGATTGGTACTTGCGAGAGGAAACAAAATAGACGACGATAGCGATCGCTAGGAGTAAACCTAAAGATGATGTCACCAAAAGTATATTCATTAAATGCTGCCGAGCAAACTGATACAAAGCTTAATAACTCTTAAAAATTATACAACCTTGAGGTTCTGCGGTTGAGTGACTTTGGTTCCTCGCCAGAAATTAACTATCCCCGTTGAAAGCGACCGGTAATACAGCAGTTATCTTAATGGTGAGATCACTTCTGTAGTGGTGAACTTTTATCTGTTTGTCCCTGTGGAATTGCCTTCAATCCATTCGTAAAAAACCATAGATTCTGGGGAACAACGGCTGCATCCTCCGCATTTTTCTAGGGAAATCAGGCGAATTCGCCCTTTTTTCAGCAAGCGATCGAGCATAGGACTTAAGGCATCCGCTGACATCCGAAAGTGTGTAGATAAGTCAGACAGAGATGCTTTCTGATTTTTGGCAAGATAAGCCTGTATATCGATTAAAATCATGGTTTATAAGCGAAAAAAATCGAGAAAAGTTGCTTGATTGCGGTGGGTTACGGCGAATCTAAATAATTTGTTAGTTGCCTAGCTTTTTGTCGCCTAACCCACCCTACTTTTAAATTGCCGGACGGTTGATTTTTCGGGGACGGAGATTTTTTAAGGTGAATAAAAC is a genomic window containing:
- a CDS encoding FeoC-like transcriptional regulator produces the protein MILIDIQAYLAKNQKASLSDLSTHFRMSADALSPMLDRLLKKGRIRLISLEKCGGCSRCSPESMVFYEWIEGNSTGTNR
- a CDS encoding metallophosphoesterase family protein, with the protein product MKIAVLSCIHGNMPAFNAVLRDLGQQGCQEIYCLGDLVGYGPHPNQVVEKIRQLGITTVQGCWDEDIVEGLNACECSYPSLLAEKRGRLAHEWTNQIITSENRNYLSKLPEIFKLDHLCFVHGSPQSNHEYLLAEMDAFTALERVLSVDTEVLFCGHTHIPYIRTLDAGSLQIKVYQPDGEQSRQFTTPVKRIINVGSVGEPRHGRPNATYVIYDRETAAVQLREVAYNYQETCQAILASGLPPIFAWRLAKGLEYAEKADDPTHVCER
- a CDS encoding methyltransferase domain-containing protein — encoded protein: MNILLVTSSLGLLLAIAIVVYFVSSRKYQSSDSVANSYDQWTEDGILEYYWGEHIHLGHYGSPPEKKDFLQAKADFVAEMVSWGGLDKLPTGATLLDVGCGIGGSSRILARDYGFTVTGVTISPKQVARAKELTPPDLNARFLVDDAMALSFPDESFDVVWSIEAGPHMPDKAVFARELLRVLKPGGVLVVADWNQRDERQKPLNFWESPVMRQLLDQWSHPAFASIEGFAEQLAATGLVDGEVVTADWTKATLPSWIDTIWQGVIRPQGWWQFGLTGLVKSVREVPTILLMRLAFGTGLCRFGMFRAVRAKSHLQASQQESLTSVM
- a CDS encoding metallophosphoesterase family protein; this encodes MWAILSGIQGNLPAYQAVLEDIQQRSVTVENLYILGDFIGVNPDSEMLVEQIRYPTKNNLYPQVCRGWWEEQCLILHSLGATGEPTELIDKHGIDSTKQLWDAVSLETVQWLRNLDFGFVELDCLLIHGSSVSVSEELTPDTPPWQILDRLQRVGVNNLFCGRAGKVFDYSLQSANLTSTVTTLDKRQPSQTLTIQDKRLIGVGSVGKELNKAVYTLYNPSNNCVEFRTVPY